In the genome of Altererythrobacter sp. TH136, one region contains:
- a CDS encoding alpha/beta fold hydrolase — translation MLGGQIAGARGALRHRIALAREDCPEGVGGPPLRRLVGELEWLVEPARRAFRRYEPAAARRPRTVMLLPGFATHPVRMRYMARRLEAAGHRVKRWGLGFNWGPTEGNIASLETRLEDLAARHGEPVALVGWSLGGLFARELAKRRPGEVAKVVTMGSPFSWSPRANNVWRAYHLVTGHRVEEPPVAVELSAKPPVETVALWSPRDGIVHPRAACGAPGERDRAVAVRCTHMGFAYDPRAIDAVLRELDR, via the coding sequence ATGCTGGGGGGGCAGATCGCGGGCGCGCGGGGCGCCTTGCGGCATCGCATCGCGCTCGCGCGGGAAGATTGTCCCGAAGGCGTCGGCGGACCGCCGCTGAGGCGGTTGGTGGGGGAACTCGAATGGTTGGTGGAACCGGCCCGCCGGGCGTTTCGCCGTTATGAACCGGCGGCCGCGCGTCGTCCGCGCACGGTCATGCTGCTACCCGGGTTTGCCACGCATCCGGTGCGCATGCGCTACATGGCGCGGCGGCTGGAGGCGGCGGGGCACCGAGTGAAGCGCTGGGGCCTGGGCTTCAACTGGGGTCCGACCGAAGGCAACATCGCCTCACTCGAAACGCGCCTCGAAGATCTTGCGGCGCGCCATGGAGAGCCCGTCGCGCTGGTCGGCTGGAGCCTTGGCGGGCTGTTCGCGCGCGAACTCGCAAAGCGGCGTCCCGGCGAGGTTGCCAAGGTGGTGACGATGGGCTCCCCGTTTTCGTGGAGCCCGCGAGCGAACAACGTCTGGCGGGCGTACCATCTGGTCACCGGCCACCGGGTCGAGGAACCGCCGGTTGCGGTGGAGCTATCTGCCAAGCCGCCGGTGGAGACGGTCGCGCTGTGGAGCCCGCGCGATGGCATCGTCCATCCGCGCGCGGCCTGCGGTGCGCCGGGCGAACGTGACCGGGCGGTGGCGGTGCGCTGCACGCACATGGGCTTTGCCTATGATCCGCGCGCCATCGATGCCGTGCTCCGCGAACTCGACCGGTAA
- a CDS encoding DUF3617 family protein, giving the protein MKTHSLVAAACLAFGVAGCGNEADEPPQPKSAAAVLSEAGKLEKPEPGQYQTTVKLLEFSVPGLPQS; this is encoded by the coding sequence ATGAAGACGCATTCTCTCGTTGCCGCCGCCTGCCTGGCGTTCGGGGTTGCCGGCTGCGGGAACGAGGCGGACGAACCACCGCAGCCGAAGAGCGCCGCCGCGGTGCTGTCGGAGGCTGGCAAGCTGGAGAAGCCGGAGCCGGGACAGTACCAGACCACGGTCAAACTGCTGGAATTCTCCGTACCCGGACTTCCGCAGAGTTAG
- a CDS encoding alpha-E domain-containing protein: MLGRTAHRLFWMFRYLERAENTARLLDAGLRMALTRDLISAEEEWRSVIHAAGHSSAYGKKHGTYTGIQVWNYILRDKDNAGSVLAMMREVRTNARGVRNAISGELWGVVNESWMALDDKLSRPVTQGNVGEIISMVRRTGTLAHGAMANSMLRDAGYDFARAGTLVERADNTARILDMKYYLLLPSLSYVGTTVDSGQWDQILRSVAGDRAYRWLNAGQTDPRGIVQFLVLDERFPRSLAYSHSQLRENLASLARIHGGEGQSNVLIERSAGELARLRIGEVFETGLHEFLGEFERCNAAIARTIAEDYRFLA; the protein is encoded by the coding sequence ATGCTAGGCCGTACCGCGCACCGGCTGTTCTGGATGTTCCGCTATCTCGAGCGGGCGGAGAACACCGCCCGCCTGCTGGATGCGGGCCTGCGCATGGCCCTGACGCGCGACCTGATCTCGGCAGAGGAGGAATGGCGCTCGGTCATCCACGCCGCGGGCCACAGCAGTGCCTATGGCAAGAAGCACGGCACCTACACGGGCATTCAGGTGTGGAATTACATCCTGCGCGACAAGGACAATGCAGGCAGCGTGCTGGCAATGATGCGTGAAGTGCGCACCAACGCGCGCGGTGTCCGCAATGCCATCAGCGGGGAACTGTGGGGCGTGGTCAACGAAAGCTGGATGGCGCTGGACGACAAGCTGTCGCGGCCGGTCACCCAGGGGAACGTGGGCGAGATCATCTCCATGGTCCGCCGGACCGGGACCCTGGCGCATGGTGCGATGGCCAATTCGATGCTGCGCGATGCGGGCTACGACTTCGCGCGCGCAGGCACGCTGGTGGAACGGGCGGATAACACCGCGCGCATCCTCGACATGAAATATTACCTGCTGCTGCCGTCACTCAGCTACGTCGGCACCACGGTGGACAGTGGGCAGTGGGATCAGATCCTGCGCTCGGTCGCGGGGGACCGGGCCTATCGCTGGCTTAACGCGGGGCAGACCGATCCGCGCGGCATCGTGCAGTTTCTGGTGCTCGACGAACGGTTTCCGCGCAGCTTGGCCTACAGCCACTCCCAACTGCGTGAGAACCTCGCGTCTCTGGCGCGGATTCACGGCGGGGAGGGGCAGAGCAACGTCCTGATCGAACGCTCGGCGGGAGAGCTGGCGAGGCTGCGGATCGGCGAAGTGTTCGAGACCGGCCTGCACGAATTCCTGGGTGAATTCGAACGGTGCAATGCCGCAATTGCCCGGACCATCGCTGAAGATTACCGGTTCCTGGCCTAG
- a CDS encoding DUF3617 family protein, which produces MGSNIGDQSSTYCLTAQDADKGFEDMIRKLSEGQGGLTCEFARFDVNGGKIDADMTCKGAQGMQSAITLEGTATAQSTSMRMAMTQSAAMLPGGEVKMDLQLDSRRIGECSPLDETRADRQR; this is translated from the coding sequence ATGGGCAGCAATATCGGCGATCAGAGCTCGACCTACTGCCTGACCGCCCAAGATGCGGACAAGGGTTTTGAGGACATGATCCGTAAGTTGAGCGAGGGGCAGGGCGGCCTCACCTGCGAATTCGCCCGCTTCGATGTCAACGGCGGCAAGATCGATGCGGACATGACCTGCAAGGGTGCACAGGGCATGCAGTCGGCGATCACTCTGGAGGGCACCGCCACCGCGCAGAGCACCTCGATGCGAATGGCCATGACCCAGTCGGCGGCCATGTTGCCGGGCGGTGAGGTGAAGATGGATCTGCAGCTGGATTCCCGCCGCATCGGGGAGTGTTCCCCACTCGATGAAACTCGCGCGGACCGCCAGCGTTGA
- a CDS encoding circularly permuted type 2 ATP-grasp protein, whose amino-acid sequence MNGADAPFDEMREPTGEVRPAYAAYGRWLDEQNPGWLKRKHLEAEGVFRRTGITFNVYGEDAAEERLIPFDMVPRIVSASEWRRLSRGIEQRVRALNAFIHDLYHRQEIIRAGRVPERLFRDNAAWLPNMVGFTPPGGVYTHIVGIDLVRTGPDDFFVLEDNARTPSGVSYMLENRETMMAMFPDLFTRVGVETVSDYPTRLARSLAACAPPATSGKPVVAVLTPGIYNSAYYEHAFLADQMGAELVEGSDLRVVGGRVAMRTTGGYQPIDVLYRRVDDEYLDALTFNPDSVLGVPGIMDVYRAGGITIANAPGTGVADDKAVYSFMQEIVEFYTGEKPLLPNVETFRCADPDSLKYVLDNLAELVVKEVHGSGGYGMLVGPAASRRELAAFRRKLIARPENYIAQPTLALSTCPVFTRKGLAPRHVDLRPYVLVSPNTIDITPGGLTRVALKPGSLVVNSSQGGGTKDTWVLKD is encoded by the coding sequence ATGAACGGCGCGGACGCACCTTTCGACGAGATGCGCGAACCCACGGGAGAGGTGCGACCGGCGTATGCCGCATATGGCCGGTGGCTCGACGAGCAGAATCCCGGCTGGCTGAAGCGCAAGCACCTCGAAGCTGAAGGCGTGTTCCGCCGCACCGGGATCACGTTCAATGTCTATGGCGAGGATGCGGCGGAAGAGCGCCTGATCCCGTTCGACATGGTACCGCGCATCGTATCCGCGAGCGAATGGCGCCGGCTGAGCCGCGGCATCGAGCAACGCGTCCGCGCGCTCAATGCCTTCATCCACGATCTCTATCACCGGCAGGAGATCATCCGGGCCGGGCGCGTCCCGGAGCGGCTGTTCCGCGACAACGCGGCATGGCTGCCCAACATGGTCGGGTTCACCCCTCCGGGCGGGGTGTACACCCACATCGTGGGGATCGACCTGGTGCGCACCGGGCCGGACGACTTCTTCGTGCTGGAAGACAACGCCCGGACCCCCAGCGGCGTGTCGTACATGCTGGAGAACCGCGAAACGATGATGGCGATGTTCCCTGACCTTTTCACCCGCGTCGGGGTGGAAACGGTCAGCGACTATCCCACGCGGCTCGCCCGCAGCCTCGCGGCGTGCGCGCCGCCGGCCACCTCGGGCAAGCCGGTGGTCGCGGTGCTGACACCGGGAATCTACAATTCGGCTTACTACGAGCACGCGTTCCTCGCCGATCAGATGGGCGCCGAACTGGTGGAAGGCAGCGACCTGCGCGTGGTGGGCGGCCGGGTCGCGATGCGCACGACCGGCGGATACCAGCCGATCGACGTGCTCTATCGCCGGGTCGACGACGAATATCTCGACGCGCTGACCTTCAATCCCGACAGCGTGCTGGGCGTGCCGGGCATCATGGACGTCTATCGCGCCGGGGGGATCACCATCGCCAACGCGCCGGGCACCGGGGTGGCGGACGACAAGGCGGTGTATTCGTTCATGCAGGAGATCGTCGAGTTCTACACCGGCGAGAAGCCGCTGTTGCCCAATGTCGAGACTTTCCGCTGCGCCGATCCGGACAGCTTGAAATATGTGCTCGATAACCTCGCCGAACTCGTGGTGAAGGAAGTTCACGGGTCCGGCGGCTACGGCATGCTGGTGGGCCCGGCGGCGAGCCGGCGCGAACTCGCGGCCTTCCGGCGCAAGCTGATCGCGCGACCGGAGAACTACATCGCGCAGCCAACGCTGGCGCTGTCCACCTGCCCGGTGTTCACTCGCAAGGGACTGGCACCGCGCCACGTCGACCTCAGGCCGTATGTGCTGGTCTCGCCCAACACGATCGACATCACGCCGGGCGGGCTCACCCGCGTGGCGCTGAAGCCGGGCAGCCTCGTCGTCAATTCCTCGCAGGGCGGAGGAACGAAGGACACCTGGGTGCTGAAGGACTGA
- a CDS encoding transglutaminase family protein, which yields MRLSISHTTRYRFDQPVSHALQRLRLTPKATQGQTIHDWQMDFTNAAQELEYEDQHHNHVTLVALEPGATEVVITCHGVVETNDKAGIIGRHAGHLPLWSFVGQTDLTRAGPRLRYLVRGLEAPDRSRLDFLHALSDEIRRQVVYATGTTGVRTTAEQALEAATGVCQDHSHIFIAAARMTGIPARYVSGYLMMNDRIDQEATHAWAEAHVDGLGWVGFDVSNGISPDTRYVRVATGRDYRDAAPITGISYGAATEDLNVVVAVEQQQQQQ from the coding sequence ATGCGCCTCTCGATCAGCCACACGACGCGGTATCGGTTCGACCAGCCGGTTTCGCACGCGCTCCAACGGCTCCGCCTGACCCCGAAGGCAACCCAGGGCCAGACGATCCACGACTGGCAGATGGATTTCACCAACGCGGCGCAGGAACTGGAGTACGAGGATCAGCATCACAACCATGTGACGCTGGTCGCGCTGGAACCCGGTGCAACGGAGGTGGTGATCACTTGCCACGGTGTCGTGGAAACGAACGATAAGGCCGGGATCATCGGACGCCATGCCGGGCACCTGCCGTTGTGGAGCTTTGTCGGTCAGACCGATCTGACCCGGGCGGGGCCGCGCCTGCGCTACCTTGTGCGTGGGCTCGAGGCTCCAGATCGCAGCCGGCTCGATTTTCTCCACGCGCTGTCGGACGAGATCCGCCGGCAAGTGGTCTATGCGACCGGCACCACCGGCGTCCGAACGACGGCCGAGCAGGCGCTGGAGGCCGCGACCGGCGTCTGCCAGGATCACAGCCATATCTTCATCGCCGCCGCTCGGATGACCGGGATTCCGGCGCGCTATGTCTCAGGCTATTTGATGATGAATGACCGCATCGACCAGGAGGCGACCCATGCCTGGGCGGAGGCGCACGTCGACGGCCTGGGCTGGGTGGGCTTCGATGTCTCTAACGGCATCAGCCCGGATACCCGTTACGTGCGCGTCGCCACGGGGCGCGACTATCGCGATGCGGCGCCGATCACCGGCATCAGCTATGGCGCCGCGACAGAGGACCTCAACGTGGTCGTGGCGGTTGAACAGCAGCAACAGCAGCAGTGA
- a CDS encoding nucleotidyltransferase domain-containing protein, producing MNSIERARIFSEEKIQELRAKLAAEIGPGANVVTCGSFARRDASRASDLDYFCVFPGEEKGRTSNPAIRDIVMDVIGKAPSEGGAFAKDVTERQLLTNIGGWDDDNENITRRILYLLEGEYLTDRKEFEAIRANLIEQYVGNTPNDHQIAFYLLNDIVRYWRTMAVDYAHKTSQLGPSKPWGVRNLKLVYSRKLIYASGIFSVALTADRSEVQKCEILQTLFAMTPIERLQYVCGITATTRLFEIYAFFLDKIEDKNFRSRIDSLKPEDKHTDEEFRSLKNEGHYFSRELMALLQSTFHASHPIHMSLIF from the coding sequence GCTAACGTGGTCACCTGCGGATCATTCGCTCGCCGCGACGCTTCGCGCGCCTCTGATCTAGATTACTTCTGCGTATTTCCGGGCGAGGAAAAAGGTCGGACGAGTAACCCGGCAATCCGTGACATTGTGATGGATGTCATTGGAAAAGCGCCCTCAGAGGGCGGCGCCTTCGCGAAGGACGTCACCGAACGTCAACTCCTGACGAACATTGGGGGATGGGATGACGATAATGAAAACATTACTCGGCGCATCTTATATTTGCTCGAAGGCGAATACCTTACTGATCGTAAGGAGTTTGAGGCGATTCGTGCAAACCTAATTGAGCAGTATGTGGGAAACACGCCAAACGATCATCAGATCGCATTTTATTTGTTGAACGACATAGTGCGATATTGGAGAACAATGGCAGTAGACTACGCTCATAAGACCTCCCAACTTGGCCCTAGTAAACCGTGGGGAGTGCGAAACCTTAAACTGGTTTATTCGCGCAAGCTGATCTATGCGAGTGGTATCTTCTCCGTTGCCCTTACCGCGGATCGATCTGAAGTACAGAAGTGCGAAATCCTCCAGACCCTGTTTGCTATGACGCCAATTGAACGGCTTCAATATGTCTGTGGTATAACCGCAACGACGCGTCTATTCGAAATCTATGCATTCTTTTTGGACAAGATTGAAGACAAGAATTTCCGATCACGGATTGACTCGTTGAAACCCGAGGACAAGCACACTGACGAGGAATTTAGGTCTCTTAAGAATGAGGGGCACTATTTCTCGCGGGAACTGATGGCTCTTTTACAGAGTACATTTCACGCATCGCATCCAATTCACATGTCACTCATTTTCTAA
- a CDS encoding GFA family protein: protein MDQVTGGCPCGAVRIEASGEPRHWKNRHFCPTCGGSVFARWDEEIEVHLGTLDEPSRFTPTYESWTVRREDWLPAFAGMRGFVGNREGDGQEG, encoded by the coding sequence ATGGACCAGGTGACCGGCGGATGCCCATGCGGCGCGGTGCGGATCGAGGCGAGCGGCGAGCCCCGCCACTGGAAGAACCGCCACTTCTGCCCCACCTGCGGCGGATCGGTCTTCGCCCGCTGGGACGAAGAGATCGAAGTCCACCTCGGCACCCTCGACGAACCGAGCCGCTTCACCCCGACCTACGAAAGCTGGACCGTGCGGCGGGAGGACTGGCTGCCGGCGTTCGCGGGGATGCGGGGGTTTGTGGGGAATCGGGAGGGTGATGGGCAGGAGGGCTGA
- the uvrB gene encoding excinuclease ABC subunit UvrB produces MAELVIRRGLEEPDTSDKFVPHKPARPEKSMGGRRFELISEYQPAGDQPTAIAELTASARDGDQTQVLLGVTGSGKTFTMAKVIEELQRPALILAPNKILAAQLYGEFKSFFPNNAVEYFVSYYDYYQPEAYVPRSDTYIEKESSVNEAIDRMRHSATRALLERDDVIIVASVSCLYGIGSVETYSAMIFDLKKGASVDQREIIRKLVALQYKRNDAAFQRGNFRVRGDSLEIFPSHYEDMAWRVSFFGDEIEEISEFDPLTGTKGASLSSVRVYANSHYVTPGPTMKQASAAIKFELEERLKELHAEGRLLEAQRLEQRTNFDLEMIAATGSCAGIENYSRFLTGRLPGEPPPTLFEYLPDNALLFVDESHQTVPQIGAMAKGDHRRKLTLAEYGFRLPSCIDNRPLRFNEWDAMRPQTLAVSATPGNWEMEQTGGVFAEQVIRPTGLIDPPVEIRPIEDQVQDCIAECKATAKQGFRTLVTTLTKRMAEDLTEFMHEQGVRVRYMHSDVETLERIELIRDLRLGVYDVLIGINLLREGLDIPECGLVCILDADKEGFLRSETSLIQTIGRAARNVDSKVILYADRITGSMERAMAETDRRRARQQEYNAEHGITPTTIRRDIQDIVAHTASQDSVVIGTGDDERNNLVGHNLRAYIQDLEKRMRAAAADLEFETAGRLRDEIRRLEADELGLPDGTQPTAPVVGRSNEGKPGTRKTRYGKTQRKFGR; encoded by the coding sequence ATGGCCGAACTCGTCATCCGCCGCGGGCTCGAGGAGCCCGACACCTCCGACAAATTCGTACCGCACAAGCCCGCCCGGCCCGAGAAGTCGATGGGCGGCCGGCGGTTCGAGTTGATCAGTGAGTATCAACCCGCCGGCGATCAGCCGACCGCGATCGCGGAGCTGACCGCCTCGGCGCGGGACGGCGACCAGACCCAGGTTTTGCTGGGCGTGACCGGGTCGGGCAAGACCTTCACGATGGCCAAGGTCATCGAAGAGCTGCAGCGCCCCGCCCTGATCCTCGCGCCGAACAAGATCCTCGCCGCGCAGCTCTATGGCGAGTTCAAGAGCTTCTTTCCCAACAACGCGGTCGAGTATTTCGTCAGCTACTACGACTACTACCAGCCCGAAGCTTACGTGCCCCGGTCGGACACTTACATCGAGAAGGAAAGCTCGGTGAACGAGGCGATCGACCGGATGCGCCACTCGGCCACCCGCGCCCTGCTGGAGCGCGATGACGTGATCATAGTTGCCTCGGTCTCGTGCCTCTACGGCATCGGATCGGTCGAGACGTACTCGGCGATGATCTTCGATCTCAAGAAGGGCGCGAGCGTGGACCAGCGCGAGATCATCCGCAAGCTCGTCGCCCTCCAGTACAAGCGCAACGATGCCGCCTTCCAGCGCGGCAACTTCCGCGTGCGGGGCGACAGCCTGGAGATCTTCCCCTCGCACTACGAGGACATGGCCTGGCGGGTCAGCTTCTTCGGTGACGAGATCGAGGAGATCAGCGAGTTCGATCCCCTCACCGGCACCAAGGGCGCCAGCCTCTCCAGCGTGCGGGTCTACGCCAACTCGCACTACGTCACACCCGGCCCGACGATGAAGCAGGCCAGCGCCGCCATCAAATTCGAGTTGGAGGAGCGCCTGAAGGAGCTCCACGCCGAGGGCCGCCTGCTGGAAGCGCAGCGGCTGGAGCAGCGGACCAACTTCGACCTCGAGATGATCGCCGCCACCGGCAGTTGCGCCGGGATCGAGAACTACAGCCGCTTCCTCACCGGCCGCCTGCCCGGCGAGCCGCCGCCGACGCTGTTCGAATACCTGCCCGACAACGCCCTGCTGTTCGTCGACGAAAGCCACCAGACCGTTCCCCAGATCGGCGCGATGGCCAAGGGCGACCACCGCCGCAAGCTGACGCTGGCCGAATACGGCTTCCGCCTGCCCAGCTGCATCGACAACCGCCCGTTGCGCTTCAACGAATGGGACGCGATGCGCCCGCAGACGCTCGCGGTCAGCGCCACTCCCGGCAACTGGGAGATGGAGCAGACCGGCGGCGTGTTCGCCGAACAGGTCATCCGCCCCACCGGACTGATCGATCCCCCGGTCGAGATCCGCCCGATCGAGGACCAGGTCCAGGACTGCATCGCCGAGTGCAAGGCGACCGCCAAGCAGGGCTTCCGCACCCTGGTCACAACCCTGACCAAGCGGATGGCGGAGGACCTGACCGAGTTCATGCACGAACAGGGCGTCCGCGTCCGCTACATGCACTCCGACGTCGAAACCCTTGAACGGATCGAGCTGATCCGCGACCTGCGCCTGGGCGTGTACGACGTCCTCATCGGCATCAACCTGCTGCGCGAAGGGCTCGACATTCCCGAGTGCGGGCTGGTCTGCATCCTCGACGCCGACAAGGAGGGGTTCCTCCGCTCCGAAACCTCCCTGATCCAGACCATCGGCCGCGCGGCGCGCAACGTGGACAGCAAGGTCATCCTCTATGCCGACCGGATCACCGGCAGCATGGAGCGGGCGATGGCGGAGACCGACCGCCGCCGCGCCCGGCAGCAGGAATACAACGCCGAACACGGCATCACCCCCACCACCATCCGCCGCGACATCCAGGACATCGTCGCCCACACGGCGAGCCAGGACAGCGTGGTCATCGGCACCGGCGATGACGAGCGCAACAACCTCGTCGGGCACAACCTGCGCGCCTACATCCAGGACCTCGAGAAGCGGATGCGCGCCGCCGCCGCCGACCTGGAGTTCGAGACCGCCGGCCGCCTGCGCGACGAGATTCGCCGGCTGGAGGCGGACGAGCTGGGCCTGCCCGATGGCACGCAGCCGACCGCGCCGGTGGTGGGCCGCAGCAACGAAGGCAAGCCCGGCACCCGCAAGACCCGCTACGGCAAGACCCAGCGCAAGTTCGGGCGCTAG